A window of the Scleropages formosus chromosome 5, fSclFor1.1, whole genome shotgun sequence genome harbors these coding sequences:
- the spata6l gene encoding spermatogenesis associated 6-like protein isoform X3, giving the protein MCEKAVRVVAELHLRAVTCPGVFLPDKDDLYLSVCLMGQYKKSECVSPLFPLVFEEKMRFEKIFKHVSDPAEVAELLEHETVKIELIQLIPPVGESLAHIEQDVRQFLFPEPKLVPPSPGVDREVLMMRASNFPGIAPRLEFSTRTTIRDCPLTAEKRVFPNVLLSSSSRRSCGRKTQVPRSKATSAARRRPSCGAVGCGKRQPQTPRCHSPGWHASARDGSRGARLLSKSASGLDFLNDDAEDATTRVGRSRLERWSPPGPERPLSPPALKISHRESMSRNGFRTGPPHIWDVVHERVQRLLNTSRAMRQLSNGSVESEVDDVMRRSITPQPRLP; this is encoded by the exons GTGACCTGTCCCGGCGTGTTTCTGCCAGACAAAGATGACCTGTACCTCAGCGTGTGTCTCATGGGTCAATATAAGAAGTCGGAATGTGTGTCACCTCTCTTCCCCCTTgtgtttgaagaaaaaatgcGATTTGAGAAG ATATTTAAGCATGTCAGCGATCCGGCCGAAGTCGCCGAACTACTTGAAC aTGAAACAGTTAAAATTGAACTCATACAGCtgattcctccag TGGGGGAGTCGCTCGCGCACATCGAGCAGGACGTCAGGCAGTTTCTCTTTCCCGAACCCAAACTGGTGCCACCCTCTCCAGGTGTGGATCGAGAAGTCCTGATGATGCGTGCCTCCAACTTCCCT GGTATCGCACCTAGGCTGGAGTTCTCCACTAGGACCACGATCAGGGACTGTCCCCTCACAGCGGAGAAACGCGTCTTTCCCAACGTCCTCCTG AGCTCGTCCTCGAGGAGGTCCTGCGGGAGGAAGACCCAGGTGCCAAGAAGCAAGGCCACCTCTGCAGCAAGGAGGAGACCCTCCTGTGGAGCCGTGGGCTGCGGCAAGAGGCAGCCGCAGACCCCCAGGTGCCACTCGCCGGGGTGGCACGCGAGCGCACGGGACGGTTCTCGTGGCGCTCGGCTCCTCTCCAAGTCCGCGAGC GGCCTGGATTTCCTGAACGATGATGCTGAGGATGCCACAACCAGAGTGGGCCGCAGTCGGCTAGAGCGGTGGTCCCCTCCGGGGCCTGAGCGTCCCCTAAGCCCCCCGGCTCTCAAGAtctcacacagagagagcatgAGCAGAAATGG GTTTCGCACAGGTCCTCCTCACATCTGGGATGTGGTGCACGAGCGAGTGCAGCGTCTCCTGAACACCTCGAGGGCCATGCGCCAGCTGTCCAAT GGTTCGGTGGAGTCCGAGGTCGATGACGTGATGAGAAGGTCCATCACCCCACAGCCCCGCCTTCCGTAA
- the spata6l gene encoding spermatogenesis associated 6-like protein isoform X1 translates to MCEKAVRVVAELHLRAVTCPGVFLPDKDDLYLSVCLMGQYKKSECVSPLFPLVFEEKMRFEKIFKHVSDPAEVAELLEHETVKIELIQLIPPGALLCLFSIIINMVNVTSQQLALCTSVTLCVSAVVGESLAHIEQDVRQFLFPEPKLVPPSPGVDREVLMMRASNFPGIAPRLEFSTRTTIRDCPLTAEKRVFPNVLLSSSSRRSCGRKTQVPRSKATSAARRRPSCGAVGCGKRQPQTPRCHSPGWHASARDGSRGARLLSKSASGLDFLNDDAEDATTRVGRSRLERWSPPGPERPLSPPALKISHRESMSRNGFRTGPPHIWDVVHERVQRLLNTSRAMRQLSNGSVESEVDDVMRRSITPQPRLP, encoded by the exons GTGACCTGTCCCGGCGTGTTTCTGCCAGACAAAGATGACCTGTACCTCAGCGTGTGTCTCATGGGTCAATATAAGAAGTCGGAATGTGTGTCACCTCTCTTCCCCCTTgtgtttgaagaaaaaatgcGATTTGAGAAG ATATTTAAGCATGTCAGCGATCCGGCCGAAGTCGCCGAACTACTTGAAC aTGAAACAGTTAAAATTGAACTCATACAGCtgattcctccaggtgctctgctgtGTCTTTTCAGTATTATCATTAACATGGTGAATGTGACATCACAACAACTCGCGTTGTGCACCTCGGTCACCCTCTGTGTCTCGGCCGTAGTGGGGGAGTCGCTCGCGCACATCGAGCAGGACGTCAGGCAGTTTCTCTTTCCCGAACCCAAACTGGTGCCACCCTCTCCAGGTGTGGATCGAGAAGTCCTGATGATGCGTGCCTCCAACTTCCCT GGTATCGCACCTAGGCTGGAGTTCTCCACTAGGACCACGATCAGGGACTGTCCCCTCACAGCGGAGAAACGCGTCTTTCCCAACGTCCTCCTG AGCTCGTCCTCGAGGAGGTCCTGCGGGAGGAAGACCCAGGTGCCAAGAAGCAAGGCCACCTCTGCAGCAAGGAGGAGACCCTCCTGTGGAGCCGTGGGCTGCGGCAAGAGGCAGCCGCAGACCCCCAGGTGCCACTCGCCGGGGTGGCACGCGAGCGCACGGGACGGTTCTCGTGGCGCTCGGCTCCTCTCCAAGTCCGCGAGC GGCCTGGATTTCCTGAACGATGATGCTGAGGATGCCACAACCAGAGTGGGCCGCAGTCGGCTAGAGCGGTGGTCCCCTCCGGGGCCTGAGCGTCCCCTAAGCCCCCCGGCTCTCAAGAtctcacacagagagagcatgAGCAGAAATGG GTTTCGCACAGGTCCTCCTCACATCTGGGATGTGGTGCACGAGCGAGTGCAGCGTCTCCTGAACACCTCGAGGGCCATGCGCCAGCTGTCCAAT GGTTCGGTGGAGTCCGAGGTCGATGACGTGATGAGAAGGTCCATCACCCCACAGCCCCGCCTTCCGTAA
- the spata6l gene encoding spermatogenesis associated 6-like protein isoform X4, with the protein MCEKAVRVVAELHLRAVTCPGVFLPDKDDLYLSVCLMGQYKKSECVSPLFPLVFEEKMRFEKIFKHVSDPAEVAELLELGESLAHIEQDVRQFLFPEPKLVPPSPGVDREVLMMRASNFPGIAPRLEFSTRTTIRDCPLTAEKRVFPNVLLSSSSRRSCGRKTQVPRSKATSAARRRPSCGAVGCGKRQPQTPRCHSPGWHASARDGSRGARLLSKSASGLDFLNDDAEDATTRVGRSRLERWSPPGPERPLSPPALKISHRESMSRNGFRTGPPHIWDVVHERVQRLLNTSRAMRQLSNGSVESEVDDVMRRSITPQPRLP; encoded by the exons GTGACCTGTCCCGGCGTGTTTCTGCCAGACAAAGATGACCTGTACCTCAGCGTGTGTCTCATGGGTCAATATAAGAAGTCGGAATGTGTGTCACCTCTCTTCCCCCTTgtgtttgaagaaaaaatgcGATTTGAGAAG ATATTTAAGCATGTCAGCGATCCGGCCGAAGTCGCCGAACTACTTGAAC TGGGGGAGTCGCTCGCGCACATCGAGCAGGACGTCAGGCAGTTTCTCTTTCCCGAACCCAAACTGGTGCCACCCTCTCCAGGTGTGGATCGAGAAGTCCTGATGATGCGTGCCTCCAACTTCCCT GGTATCGCACCTAGGCTGGAGTTCTCCACTAGGACCACGATCAGGGACTGTCCCCTCACAGCGGAGAAACGCGTCTTTCCCAACGTCCTCCTG AGCTCGTCCTCGAGGAGGTCCTGCGGGAGGAAGACCCAGGTGCCAAGAAGCAAGGCCACCTCTGCAGCAAGGAGGAGACCCTCCTGTGGAGCCGTGGGCTGCGGCAAGAGGCAGCCGCAGACCCCCAGGTGCCACTCGCCGGGGTGGCACGCGAGCGCACGGGACGGTTCTCGTGGCGCTCGGCTCCTCTCCAAGTCCGCGAGC GGCCTGGATTTCCTGAACGATGATGCTGAGGATGCCACAACCAGAGTGGGCCGCAGTCGGCTAGAGCGGTGGTCCCCTCCGGGGCCTGAGCGTCCCCTAAGCCCCCCGGCTCTCAAGAtctcacacagagagagcatgAGCAGAAATGG GTTTCGCACAGGTCCTCCTCACATCTGGGATGTGGTGCACGAGCGAGTGCAGCGTCTCCTGAACACCTCGAGGGCCATGCGCCAGCTGTCCAAT GGTTCGGTGGAGTCCGAGGTCGATGACGTGATGAGAAGGTCCATCACCCCACAGCCCCGCCTTCCGTAA
- the spata6l gene encoding spermatogenesis associated 6-like protein isoform X2 translates to MRCDLYGFSCLNAPVVYLRRYCNICTGLYSHFTTKSSVKVLRVAVHILFYHVFLFSPDETVKIELIQLIPPGALLCLFSIIINMVNVTSQQLALCTSVTLCVSAVVGESLAHIEQDVRQFLFPEPKLVPPSPGVDREVLMMRASNFPGIAPRLEFSTRTTIRDCPLTAEKRVFPNVLLSSSSRRSCGRKTQVPRSKATSAARRRPSCGAVGCGKRQPQTPRCHSPGWHASARDGSRGARLLSKSASGLDFLNDDAEDATTRVGRSRLERWSPPGPERPLSPPALKISHRESMSRNGFRTGPPHIWDVVHERVQRLLNTSRAMRQLSNGSVESEVDDVMRRSITPQPRLP, encoded by the exons ATGAGATGTGATTTGTATGGATTTTCATGCTTGAATGCACCTGTAGTGTACCTTCGAAGGTACTGTAACATCTGCACAGGTTTATACTCTCATTTTACAACTAAGTCCTCTGTTAAAGTCCTGCGAGTGGCCGTTCATATACTGTTTtatcatgtttttcttttctctccagaTGAAACAGTTAAAATTGAACTCATACAGCtgattcctccaggtgctctgctgtGTCTTTTCAGTATTATCATTAACATGGTGAATGTGACATCACAACAACTCGCGTTGTGCACCTCGGTCACCCTCTGTGTCTCGGCCGTAGTGGGGGAGTCGCTCGCGCACATCGAGCAGGACGTCAGGCAGTTTCTCTTTCCCGAACCCAAACTGGTGCCACCCTCTCCAGGTGTGGATCGAGAAGTCCTGATGATGCGTGCCTCCAACTTCCCT GGTATCGCACCTAGGCTGGAGTTCTCCACTAGGACCACGATCAGGGACTGTCCCCTCACAGCGGAGAAACGCGTCTTTCCCAACGTCCTCCTG AGCTCGTCCTCGAGGAGGTCCTGCGGGAGGAAGACCCAGGTGCCAAGAAGCAAGGCCACCTCTGCAGCAAGGAGGAGACCCTCCTGTGGAGCCGTGGGCTGCGGCAAGAGGCAGCCGCAGACCCCCAGGTGCCACTCGCCGGGGTGGCACGCGAGCGCACGGGACGGTTCTCGTGGCGCTCGGCTCCTCTCCAAGTCCGCGAGC GGCCTGGATTTCCTGAACGATGATGCTGAGGATGCCACAACCAGAGTGGGCCGCAGTCGGCTAGAGCGGTGGTCCCCTCCGGGGCCTGAGCGTCCCCTAAGCCCCCCGGCTCTCAAGAtctcacacagagagagcatgAGCAGAAATGG GTTTCGCACAGGTCCTCCTCACATCTGGGATGTGGTGCACGAGCGAGTGCAGCGTCTCCTGAACACCTCGAGGGCCATGCGCCAGCTGTCCAAT GGTTCGGTGGAGTCCGAGGTCGATGACGTGATGAGAAGGTCCATCACCCCACAGCCCCGCCTTCCGTAA
- the slc1a1 gene encoding excitatory amino acid transporter 3, translating into MIGKKARSGPDVRRFLRRNWLLLSTVLSVVLGIGLGLLVRQYGSLSQLHKYYFGFPGEILMRMLKMVILPLVISSMITGVAALDSEVSGRIGLRAVVYYFSTTIIAVILGIVLVMAIKPGVSHEADNLDRTGSTPDVTTVDAMLDLLRNMFAENLVQACFQQFKTKREEIEPSKPAANTEVPPSVTVMTTLVPENITKDYKIVGLYSDGVNVLGLIVFCLVFGLVIGQMGERGRILIEFFDALNEATMKIVHIIMCYMPIGILFLIAAKIIEVEDWDIFRKLGLYMVTVLSGLAIHSIIFLPLIYFVFVRKNPFTFFLGMAQALLTALMISSSSATLPVTFRCAEENNMIDKRITRFVLPVGATINMDGTALYEAVAAIFIAQLNNYVLDVGQIITISITATAASIGAAGVPNAGMVTMVIVLTALGLPASDVTLIIAVDWLLDRFRTMVNVLGDAFGAGIVQKLSKKELERMDLTSDVDVVNPFALEATMDDEDGEKKSYVNGGFTVDKSDTISFTQTSQF; encoded by the exons atgataGGCAAGAAGGCGCGCAGCGGCCCCGACGTGCGGCGCTTCCTCCGCAGGAACTGGCTGCTCTTGTCCACCGTGCTGTCGGTGGTGCTCG GCATCGGATTGGGTCTGCTGGTGCGTCAGTATGGCTCGCTGTCCCAGCTCCACAAGTACTACTTCGGCTTCCCGGGGGAGATTCTGATGCGAATGCTCAAGATGGTCATCCTGCCGCTCGTCATTTCCAGCATGATAACAG GTGTGGCTGCCCTCGACTCCGAGGTGTCTGGCAGGATTGGTTTGCGTGCGGTCGTCTACTACTTCTCCACCACCATCATCGCTGTTATCCTGG GGATTGTTTTGGTTATGGCTATCAAGCCGGGTGTCTCTCATGAAGCTGACAACCTAGACAGAACGGGCTCAACGCCGGACGTCACCACCGTGGACGCCATGCTGGACCTCCTCAG GAACATGTTTGCTGAGAACCTCGTCCAAGCTTGCTTTCAGCAG TTCAAGACCAAGCGTGAGGAAATTGAACCCAGTAAGCCTGCAGCGAACACAGAAGTGCCACCGTCCGTCACCGTCATGACAACGCTTGTCCCAGAA AACATAACCAAGGACTACAAGATAGTGGGGCTGTACTCAGACGGAGTCAACGTGCTGGGGCTCATCGTATTCTGTCTGGTGTTTGGCCTGGTCATTGGCCAGATGGGTGAGAGGGGGCGCATCCTCATCGAGTTCTTTGACGCACTCAATGAGGCAACCATGAAAATTGTCCACATCATAATGTG TTACATGCCTATTGGAATTCTGTTCCTGATTGCTGCCAAGATCATTGAGGTTGAGGACTGGGACATCTTCAGGAAACTCGGGCTGTATATGGTCACCGTACTGAGCGG GCTGGCCATCCACTCCATCATCTTCCTCCCGCTCATCTACTTTGTGTTTGTGAGGAAGAACCCGTTCACGTTTTTCCTGGGGATGGCCCAAGCCTTACTCACTGCCCTCATGATCTCCTCCAG CTCAGCAACTCTGCCTGTCACCTTCCGGTGCGCTGAGGAGAACAACATGATCGACAAGCGCATCACACGCTTCGTGCTGCCGGTCGGCGCCACCATCAACATGGACGGCACGGCTCTCTATGAGGCCGTAGCTGCCATCTTCATCGCCCAGCTCAACAACTATGTCCTCGATGTTGGTCAGATCATCACCATCAG CATAACAGCAACGGCTGCCAGCATCGGGGCCGCTGGTGTTCCCAATGCCGGCATGGTTACCATGGTGATTGTCCTGACTGCTTTGGGACTTCCAGCCAGTGATGTCACTCTCATAATTGCTGTGGATTGGCTCCT CGACCGCTTCCGAACCATGGTCAATGTACTGGGGGATGCCTTTGGTGCTGGCATTGTCCAGAAACTCTCCAAGAAGGAGCTGGAGAGAATGGATCTGACGTCGGACGTGGACGTGGTGAACCCCTTCGCCCTGGAGGCCACGATGGACGACGAGGATGGCGAGAAAAAGTCCTACGTCAACGGTGGTTTCACGGTGGACAAGAGCGACACCATATCCTTCACACAGACCTCTCAGTTCTAG